One genomic region from Listeria monocytogenes encodes:
- the guaB gene encoding IMP dehydrogenase, protein MWETKFAKEGLTFDDVLLVPAKSDVLPNDVDLSVEMAPSLKLNVPIWSAGMDTITEAKMAIAIARQGGIGVVHKNMSIEQQAEEIEKVKRSESGVIIDPFYLTPDHQVFAAEHLMGKYRISGVPIVNNEKERKLVGILTNRDLRFISDYSTVIKDVMTKENLVTAPVGTTLKQAEQILQKHRIEKLPLVDEAGILKGLITIKDIEKVIEFPNSAKDKHGRLLAAAAVGITNDTFVRVEKLIEAGVDAIVIDTAHGHSAGVINKISEIRQTFKDVVIVAGNVATAEGARALFEVGVDIVKVGIGPGSICTTRVVAGVGVPQITAIYDCATVAREFGKTIIADGGIKYSGDIVKALAAGGNAVMLGSMLAGTDESPGETEIFQGRQFKTYRGMGSLAAMEHGSKDRYFQADAKKLVPEGIEGRVPYKGSVADIIFQLVGGIRSGMGYTGSPDLRHLREEAAFVRMTGAGLRESHPHDIQITKEAPNYSIS, encoded by the coding sequence ATGTGGGAAACAAAATTTGCAAAAGAAGGCTTAACATTTGATGACGTTTTACTCGTTCCAGCGAAATCGGACGTATTACCAAATGATGTAGATTTAAGTGTAGAAATGGCTCCATCACTCAAATTAAATGTACCAATTTGGAGTGCCGGAATGGACACAATTACAGAAGCCAAAATGGCAATTGCAATTGCGCGCCAAGGCGGAATCGGTGTTGTTCATAAGAATATGAGTATTGAACAACAAGCGGAAGAAATCGAGAAGGTGAAACGCTCTGAAAGTGGCGTTATTATTGATCCATTTTATCTGACTCCAGATCACCAAGTTTTTGCTGCAGAGCATTTGATGGGTAAATATCGTATCTCAGGTGTTCCAATCGTGAACAACGAGAAAGAGCGCAAACTAGTTGGGATTTTAACTAACCGCGATTTACGTTTTATTTCCGATTATTCTACAGTAATTAAAGATGTTATGACAAAGGAAAACCTAGTGACAGCGCCAGTTGGAACTACGCTAAAACAAGCTGAGCAGATTCTGCAAAAACACCGCATCGAAAAATTGCCACTTGTTGATGAAGCAGGCATTCTAAAAGGGCTTATCACTATTAAAGATATTGAAAAAGTAATTGAATTCCCGAACTCTGCTAAAGACAAGCATGGTAGACTACTTGCCGCAGCAGCTGTTGGAATTACGAATGATACTTTTGTTCGTGTTGAAAAATTAATCGAAGCTGGTGTAGATGCGATTGTAATTGATACTGCGCACGGACATTCAGCAGGCGTTATTAATAAAATATCTGAAATCCGTCAAACTTTCAAAGATGTAGTAATTGTTGCCGGAAACGTTGCAACAGCTGAAGGAGCACGTGCTCTTTTTGAAGTTGGTGTTGATATCGTAAAAGTTGGGATTGGTCCTGGATCCATCTGTACGACACGTGTAGTTGCAGGTGTTGGGGTTCCGCAAATCACAGCTATTTATGATTGTGCGACTGTTGCACGTGAATTTGGTAAAACAATTATCGCAGACGGCGGCATTAAATACTCCGGTGATATCGTGAAAGCTCTAGCTGCTGGAGGAAATGCAGTTATGCTAGGAAGTATGCTTGCTGGAACGGACGAAAGCCCTGGTGAAACTGAGATTTTCCAAGGTCGTCAATTTAAAACTTATCGAGGTATGGGTAGTTTGGCAGCGATGGAGCATGGTTCAAAAGATCGTTATTTCCAAGCTGATGCGAAAAAACTTGTTCCTGAAGGTATTGAAGGCCGTGTTCCTTATAAAGGCTCCGTTGCTGATATTATCTTCCAATTAGTTGGCGGTATTCGTTCAGGTATGGGTTACACTGGTTCACCAGATTTAAGACACCTTCGCGAAGAAGCGGCGTTCGTTCGTATGACTGGTGCTGGACTTCGTGAAAGTCACCCACATGATATTCAAATTACAAAAGAAGCGCCAAATTATAGTATTTCTTAA
- a CDS encoding ADP-ribose-binding protein: protein MEITIVKGDITEQEVDVIVNAANSGLLGGGGVDGAIHQAAGPDLLKECQEVINRIGSCPAGEAVITSAGDLKATYIIHAVGPIWKDGEHQEANKLASCYWKALDLAAGKDLTSIAFPNISTGVYGFPKKLAAEVALYTVRKWVEEEYDASIKEIRFVCFDEENLKLYNKLINSEVV, encoded by the coding sequence ATGGAAATAACAATTGTAAAAGGTGATATTACGGAACAAGAAGTGGACGTCATTGTAAATGCTGCTAACTCCGGGCTGTTAGGTGGCGGCGGAGTGGACGGGGCTATCCATCAAGCGGCGGGGCCGGATTTATTAAAAGAATGTCAAGAGGTTATTAATCGCATCGGCTCATGTCCAGCAGGTGAGGCGGTCATCACGTCTGCGGGTGATTTAAAAGCAACTTACATTATCCATGCTGTGGGTCCGATTTGGAAAGATGGAGAGCATCAAGAAGCGAATAAACTGGCATCTTGTTATTGGAAAGCGTTAGACTTAGCGGCCGGAAAAGACTTAACTTCGATTGCTTTTCCTAATATTTCTACTGGTGTGTATGGCTTTCCTAAAAAACTAGCAGCTGAGGTAGCTCTTTATACCGTTCGTAAATGGGTAGAAGAAGAGTATGATGCAAGTATTAAAGAAATACGCTTTGTTTGTTTCGATGAAGAAAACTTGAAGTTATATAACAAATTAATAAATAGCGAAGTCGTTTAA
- the abc-f gene encoding ribosomal protection-like ABC-F family protein, with protein sequence MTIVAMNEVVKSFTGDIILEKVSLQLEEGERVGLIGRNGEGKSTILKILKGTEGVDSGIVTSKKGARIGLLEQLSSVDPNIIVEHYLRTSFGELEDMEKELRSLEAEMATNASEKLMNRYGDKMALFGELGGYEMDANLNKVVNGLGIGLLLSQRWGDLSGGEKTKAALAHLLLQKTDLLLLDEPTNHLDLMAVEWLTAFLQHYSGTVLVVSHDRYFLDEVVEKMVELENRELIVYHTNFSGYLKEREERLLREFQDYKDQQKKIKKMQQAIKRLRQWAMQANPPNDAMFRRAKNMERALERMEKVKRPVLTQKQMQLQFDEAGRSGQEVVVMENLSKSFSEKAIVQDVSLQIRQGERVAIIGENGAGKSTLLKIMEGKVVPDGGMIKVGASVKIASLSQQMEELNEALTVLDAFRDKVAVTEGEARQMLAGFMFYGEMVFRKVGNISGGERMRLRLAQFINMPVNTLILDEPTNHLDIASREILEEALRAFSGTIITVSHDRYFIDQLCSKVIWLENKQLTVYEGNYSYATSKRR encoded by the coding sequence ATGACAATAGTAGCAATGAATGAGGTAGTTAAAAGTTTTACCGGAGATATTATTTTAGAGAAAGTATCTCTTCAATTAGAAGAAGGCGAGCGCGTCGGTTTAATTGGTCGTAATGGCGAAGGGAAAAGTACCATTTTGAAAATTTTAAAAGGGACTGAGGGAGTTGATAGCGGGATTGTAACGAGTAAAAAGGGAGCGAGAATTGGGCTTTTAGAGCAATTGTCGAGCGTGGATCCTAATATAATAGTAGAACATTATTTGCGGACTAGTTTTGGCGAGTTAGAGGATATGGAAAAAGAATTGCGTTCATTAGAAGCAGAAATGGCAACGAATGCAAGCGAAAAACTAATGAACCGTTACGGGGATAAAATGGCATTATTTGGCGAGCTTGGTGGATATGAGATGGATGCCAATTTGAATAAAGTGGTGAATGGGCTTGGTATTGGATTGCTACTGTCGCAACGATGGGGAGACTTGAGTGGTGGTGAGAAGACGAAGGCTGCATTAGCGCATTTATTATTACAGAAAACAGATTTATTACTCTTAGATGAACCTACGAACCACTTGGATTTGATGGCGGTAGAATGGTTGACCGCGTTTTTACAACATTATTCGGGAACCGTATTAGTTGTATCTCATGATCGCTACTTTTTAGATGAAGTAGTCGAGAAAATGGTGGAGCTTGAGAACCGCGAATTAATAGTTTATCATACGAATTTTTCTGGATATTTGAAAGAACGAGAAGAACGGCTATTGCGGGAATTCCAAGATTACAAAGACCAACAAAAGAAAATCAAAAAGATGCAGCAAGCCATCAAACGATTGCGCCAGTGGGCAATGCAAGCCAATCCGCCAAACGATGCCATGTTCCGAAGGGCGAAAAACATGGAACGGGCATTAGAACGGATGGAAAAAGTAAAGCGTCCAGTGTTAACGCAAAAACAAATGCAATTACAATTCGATGAAGCTGGTCGAAGTGGACAAGAAGTTGTGGTTATGGAAAACTTAAGCAAGTCATTTAGCGAAAAAGCAATCGTACAAGATGTTTCTTTGCAAATTAGGCAAGGAGAACGAGTAGCGATTATCGGTGAAAACGGCGCCGGCAAATCTACTTTGCTTAAAATAATGGAAGGGAAAGTTGTTCCTGATGGTGGCATGATTAAGGTTGGCGCGAGTGTGAAAATTGCGTCGCTTTCTCAGCAAATGGAAGAGCTGAATGAAGCGCTGACTGTACTGGATGCATTTCGGGATAAGGTTGCTGTGACAGAAGGAGAAGCACGACAAATGCTAGCAGGCTTCATGTTTTATGGAGAGATGGTTTTCCGAAAAGTAGGGAATATTAGCGGCGGCGAACGTATGCGACTTAGGTTGGCGCAATTTATTAATATGCCAGTGAATACGCTGATACTTGATGAGCCGACTAACCATTTAGATATCGCCTCGCGTGAAATTTTAGAAGAAGCACTTCGGGCATTTAGCGGCACAATTATCACTGTATCGCACGATCGCTATTTTATTGATCAGCTATGCTCTAAAGTCATTTGGCTGGAGAATAAACAATTAACCGTTTATGAAGGCAATTACAGTTATGCAACTAGTAAGCGAAGATAA
- a CDS encoding glycoside hydrolase family 1 protein, whose amino-acid sequence MEHNKLKPFPKDFLWGSASAAYQVEGAWDEDGKGPSVWDEFVRIPGTTFKETNGDVAVDNYHRYKEDVALMAEQGLKAYRFSVAWSRVIPHGNGEVNEAGLKFYDNLIDELLSYGIEPVVTLYHWDIPQGLQDEYGGWESRKVVEDFTNYAALLFERFNGRVKYWVTLNEQNVFISHGYKLAYHPPGVSDDKRMFAANHNANLANASAIAKFRELGTSGKIGPSFAYGPSYSIDANPANVLASENSEEFNAHFWMDVYTWGEYPTATWNWLEEHGLAPEILPGDTELLKKGKPDFMGVNYYRSMTHAFNGKDGVGSGKMNTTGEKGTSEETGVPGLYKNTNNPYLEKTNWDWDIDPTGLRIGLRRITNRYKLPIMITENGLGEYDSLTEDHKIHDEYRIEYIRAHALAIQEAITDGVEMLGYCTWSFTDLLSWLNGYQKRYGFVYVDRDENDEKELKRYKKDSFYWYKKTIEANGANLVEEQGK is encoded by the coding sequence ATGGAACATAATAAGTTGAAACCTTTCCCAAAAGATTTTCTATGGGGATCAGCTTCTGCAGCGTACCAAGTAGAAGGTGCCTGGGATGAGGATGGCAAAGGACCATCTGTATGGGATGAATTTGTTCGCATTCCTGGAACAACATTCAAAGAAACAAACGGAGATGTAGCGGTGGACAATTACCATCGTTATAAAGAAGATGTCGCATTGATGGCTGAACAGGGCCTAAAAGCATATCGTTTCTCTGTCGCATGGAGTCGCGTTATCCCGCATGGTAACGGGGAAGTTAACGAAGCAGGACTTAAATTCTATGATAATTTGATTGATGAACTTCTTTCTTATGGAATTGAGCCAGTCGTTACACTTTACCACTGGGATATTCCGCAAGGGCTTCAAGACGAATATGGTGGATGGGAGTCGCGCAAAGTCGTAGAAGATTTCACTAACTACGCTGCCCTTCTATTCGAACGCTTTAACGGCCGAGTTAAATACTGGGTAACACTTAATGAACAAAACGTATTTATCTCACACGGTTACAAATTAGCGTATCACCCACCTGGCGTTTCTGACGACAAGCGTATGTTTGCGGCAAATCACAATGCGAACTTGGCGAATGCTTCTGCAATTGCTAAATTCCGCGAGCTAGGTACATCCGGAAAAATTGGCCCAAGTTTCGCTTACGGACCAAGTTACTCCATCGATGCCAACCCAGCGAACGTGTTAGCTTCTGAAAACTCCGAAGAATTCAACGCCCATTTCTGGATGGATGTTTACACATGGGGTGAATATCCTACTGCTACTTGGAACTGGCTGGAAGAGCACGGTCTTGCACCGGAAATCTTACCAGGCGATACGGAACTTCTGAAAAAAGGAAAACCTGATTTCATGGGAGTTAACTATTACCGCTCAATGACTCATGCATTTAATGGGAAAGACGGCGTTGGTTCTGGGAAAATGAACACAACTGGCGAAAAAGGCACTTCCGAGGAAACTGGTGTACCGGGGTTATACAAAAACACCAATAATCCTTACTTAGAGAAAACGAATTGGGACTGGGATATTGATCCAACTGGCTTGCGCATTGGCTTACGTAGAATTACTAACCGCTATAAATTACCAATCATGATTACAGAAAACGGTCTTGGTGAGTATGATAGCTTGACGGAAGACCATAAAATCCATGATGAGTACCGGATTGAATACATTCGCGCGCATGCTCTAGCAATCCAAGAAGCAATCACGGACGGTGTAGAGATGCTTGGTTACTGCACTTGGAGCTTCACAGATTTACTAAGCTGGTTAAACGGCTACCAAAAACGTTACGGTTTCGTATATGTTGACCGCGATGAAAATGATGAAAAAGAATTAAAACGCTATAAAAAAGACAGTTTTTACTGGTATAAAAAGACAATCGAAGCAAACGGAGCTAATTTAGTAGAAGAACAGGGCAAATAA
- a CDS encoding PTS sugar transporter subunit IIB, with product MKKILLVCAAGMSTSLLVTKMKAHATSIGEEIEIEALPVSEASNVVDKMDIVMLGPQVRYQKPQVDELVQGRIPVVVIDMKDYGMLNGKAVLEKAFAEIG from the coding sequence ATGAAAAAAATATTACTTGTATGTGCGGCCGGAATGTCGACAAGCTTACTAGTTACTAAAATGAAAGCGCACGCAACCTCTATCGGGGAAGAAATTGAAATTGAAGCATTGCCAGTATCTGAAGCTAGTAACGTAGTAGATAAAATGGATATCGTTATGCTTGGACCTCAAGTCCGTTACCAAAAACCGCAAGTGGATGAACTTGTACAAGGTCGCATCCCTGTTGTTGTAATTGATATGAAAGATTATGGTATGTTAAACGGGAAAGCCGTTCTTGAAAAAGCTTTCGCGGAAATTGGTTAA
- a CDS encoding PTS sugar transporter subunit IIC translates to MSMMSKFEHGMERVLVPVANKLNSQRHIAAIRDAFILVFPLIMAGSIITLINFAVLSPDGFIAKILFLGKIFPNLADAQAVFSPVMQGSTNIMAILIVFLVARNLAIFFKQDDLLCGLTSIGAFFIVYTPYTVVDNASYMTIKFLGAQGLFVAIIVAIITGEVFSRLARSPRLMIKMPDQVPPAVARSFKVLIPVIIITILFSVINYLITLVAPEGLNDLVYTVIQAPLKDMGTNVFSVIIIGLVSNLLWVLGIHGPNTVAAIRDTIFTEPNLDNLSYVAQHGSAWGAPYPATWAGLNDGFANYGGSGMTLGLLIAIFIASRRADYRDIAKLSLAPGIFNINEPVIFGLPIVLNPIMVIPFIITPAINTLIGYFFISTKLIPPVAYQVPWTTPGPLIPFLGTGGNWLALLVGLLCLAVATVIYLPFVLVSNKIAASDAAMDKNATASTEQ, encoded by the coding sequence ATGAGTATGATGTCAAAATTTGAACACGGCATGGAACGTGTTTTAGTACCAGTTGCGAATAAATTGAACTCGCAGCGCCATATTGCAGCAATTCGTGATGCATTTATTTTAGTTTTCCCATTAATTATGGCTGGTTCAATTATCACTTTGATTAACTTCGCAGTATTATCACCGGATGGCTTTATTGCAAAAATCTTATTCCTAGGGAAAATTTTCCCTAATTTAGCAGATGCACAGGCTGTATTTTCGCCGGTAATGCAAGGTTCAACCAATATTATGGCGATTCTGATTGTATTCTTAGTCGCACGGAATCTCGCCATCTTCTTTAAACAGGATGATTTGCTCTGTGGACTTACCTCGATAGGTGCATTCTTTATCGTTTATACACCTTACACAGTGGTTGACAATGCATCTTACATGACAATCAAATTCTTAGGCGCACAAGGCCTTTTCGTTGCGATTATCGTAGCGATTATTACTGGGGAAGTATTTAGCCGTCTAGCTAGATCCCCTCGTTTAATGATTAAAATGCCTGACCAAGTACCACCAGCAGTTGCTCGTTCTTTTAAAGTATTAATTCCAGTTATCATCATCACTATTCTTTTCTCTGTAATTAACTACTTAATCACTTTAGTCGCTCCAGAAGGTTTAAACGACCTTGTTTACACAGTTATTCAAGCGCCACTTAAAGACATGGGAACTAACGTATTCTCTGTTATCATCATTGGACTTGTTTCTAACTTACTTTGGGTTCTTGGTATTCACGGACCTAACACAGTTGCGGCTATTCGTGACACCATCTTCACTGAACCAAACTTAGATAACTTATCTTACGTAGCACAACATGGTTCTGCTTGGGGCGCACCTTACCCAGCAACATGGGCTGGCCTAAATGACGGATTCGCAAACTACGGCGGATCTGGTATGACTCTAGGTTTACTGATTGCTATCTTTATCGCATCCCGTCGTGCAGACTACCGCGATATCGCGAAACTTTCTCTTGCACCAGGGATTTTCAACATCAATGAACCAGTTATTTTCGGTTTACCAATCGTATTAAACCCAATTATGGTGATTCCTTTTATCATTACACCAGCAATCAATACATTAATTGGTTACTTCTTCATCTCAACAAAACTTATTCCACCTGTCGCCTATCAAGTGCCTTGGACAACTCCGGGACCACTGATTCCATTCCTTGGTACAGGAGGAAACTGGCTCGCGCTTCTGGTCGGCTTGCTCTGTCTAGCCGTCGCAACAGTTATTTATCTACCATTCGTACTTGTATCTAACAAAATTGCCGCGAGTGATGCTGCAATGGACAAAAATGCAACAGCCTCAACGGAACAATAG
- the bglK gene encoding beta-glucoside kinase has protein sequence MKIAAFDIGGTALKMGVVLPHGEIILTKSAEISGSDGDQILAEMKLFLVENTDVTGIAVSAPGYVNPKTGLITMGGAIRRFDNFNLKEWLEAETGLPVAIENDANCALLAEKWLGKGQDLDDFLCLTIGTGIGGGIFSNGELVRGGRFRAGEFGYMFSERPGAFRPGKYTLNETTTMLVLRRQYAELTGRPLEEITGEEIFANYDAHDAVSERLITEFYTGICTGLYNLIYLFDPTHIFIGGGITSRPTFIAELKHHMESFGLRDTIIETATHKNQAGLLGAVYHFLQEENRHE, from the coding sequence ATGAAAATTGCAGCTTTTGATATCGGTGGAACGGCCCTTAAAATGGGGGTCGTTTTGCCGCATGGTGAAATTATTTTAACAAAATCAGCCGAAATCAGCGGTAGCGACGGCGACCAAATTTTAGCAGAAATGAAATTGTTTCTTGTTGAAAATACTGACGTGACCGGCATTGCAGTCAGCGCACCGGGCTACGTGAATCCGAAAACCGGGCTTATCACAATGGGCGGCGCTATTCGTAGATTTGATAACTTTAATTTGAAAGAATGGCTCGAAGCGGAAACCGGACTTCCTGTTGCCATCGAAAATGACGCCAATTGTGCCCTACTCGCTGAAAAATGGCTTGGTAAAGGGCAAGATTTGGATGATTTTCTTTGTTTAACGATCGGAACTGGGATTGGTGGCGGTATTTTTTCCAATGGTGAATTAGTTCGCGGCGGTCGTTTCCGGGCTGGCGAGTTTGGTTATATGTTTAGCGAACGTCCTGGTGCTTTCCGTCCTGGCAAATATACGCTAAATGAGACCACAACCATGCTCGTTCTTCGTAGACAATACGCGGAACTTACTGGGCGCCCTTTGGAAGAGATTACTGGTGAAGAAATTTTTGCTAATTATGATGCGCATGATGCCGTTTCGGAACGACTTATTACTGAGTTTTATACCGGGATTTGTACGGGGCTTTATAATTTAATTTACCTGTTCGATCCAACGCACATTTTTATCGGTGGTGGAATTACAAGCCGCCCTACTTTTATCGCGGAGCTAAAGCATCATATGGAGAGCTTTGGACTGCGTGACACAATTATTGAAACAGCAACACATAAAAACCAAGCTGGCCTACTCGGCGCAGTGTATCACTTTTTACAGGAGGAAAATAGACATGAATGA
- a CDS encoding PTS lactose/cellobiose transporter subunit IIA, protein MNEMETVIFGMISQVGSARSSYLEGLRAAREGNFEEAEAKLKEGGETLANGHHEHHKLIQKEASGEKVEIQLLLIHAEDLLITTETLREVVTEFVHVYKKIN, encoded by the coding sequence ATGAATGAAATGGAAACAGTTATTTTTGGCATGATTAGCCAAGTTGGTTCTGCGAGAAGCAGTTACTTAGAAGGACTTCGTGCGGCTCGTGAAGGCAATTTCGAGGAAGCAGAAGCAAAACTAAAAGAAGGCGGCGAAACACTCGCAAACGGGCACCACGAGCATCATAAGCTAATCCAAAAAGAAGCTTCCGGTGAAAAAGTGGAAATTCAATTACTTTTAATCCATGCGGAAGACTTACTCATCACAACCGAAACATTAAGAGAAGTTGTCACTGAGTTCGTGCATGTATATAAGAAAATCAACTAA
- a CDS encoding MurR/RpiR family transcriptional regulator yields the protein MFSYEVIRQFTETEHHLYRYIMDNRDKVMFMRVRELSEVTHVSPASIVRFTRKLGCEGFSEFKVKLKQEATREVKKKTADTVEVLEEFFERTMNRDYDHVLDAAAEIINEADLVVFFGIGTSGILAEYGSRFFSNMKKRTFYIKDPFYPNPGEQFKNKAVMIILSVSGETDQVLEQAQNMQQYGSRIISITNTSHNTLAGLSDVNIPYYVTQEMVDKTNITTQIPVLFLLEAMAKKNYNQEQEE from the coding sequence ATGTTTTCGTATGAAGTGATTAGGCAATTTACAGAGACAGAGCATCATTTATACCGGTACATAATGGACAATCGGGACAAAGTTATGTTTATGAGAGTGCGCGAGCTTTCGGAAGTGACGCACGTTTCGCCGGCTTCGATTGTTCGATTTACAAGAAAATTAGGCTGTGAAGGTTTTTCTGAATTTAAAGTGAAGCTAAAACAAGAAGCGACACGTGAAGTGAAGAAAAAAACGGCGGATACAGTAGAAGTTTTAGAGGAATTCTTTGAACGGACAATGAATCGTGATTATGATCATGTGTTAGATGCGGCGGCGGAAATTATCAATGAAGCTGATTTAGTCGTGTTTTTCGGAATCGGGACTTCAGGGATTTTAGCAGAGTACGGCAGTCGTTTTTTCTCCAATATGAAAAAGCGGACGTTTTATATTAAAGATCCATTTTATCCCAACCCGGGAGAGCAATTTAAAAATAAAGCAGTGATGATTATACTTTCTGTGTCAGGCGAGACGGACCAGGTGCTTGAACAGGCGCAAAATATGCAACAATATGGCAGTCGGATTATTAGTATAACCAATACGAGCCACAACACGCTTGCGGGCTTATCTGATGTTAATATTCCGTATTATGTAACGCAAGAAATGGTTGATAAGACGAATATTACGACACAAATTCCGGTGCTGTTTTTACTGGAAGCGATGGCGAAGAAAAATTATAATCAAGAACAAGAAGAATAA
- a CDS encoding DUF1129 domain-containing protein encodes MTTETETIKPQLAELKANLTKRNLQYVMEVEKHLRETHYGEEQQEIIVYEMSEKILAEQKKGITARKLFNLTPTEYVVSLDVKAATVEQNTDKWWLVLDGGLLVLGAMMLISGISAYFQKNAQTLGIIVLLITAVVGGFAMLILRKYASNMRAGQKGGTIKYLLVAVGVIAVWMFVMTIVQVTIPPNINVALSPIVNTVGGAIIIALRFYVKKKKNIPSL; translated from the coding sequence TTGACGACAGAAACAGAAACGATTAAACCGCAATTAGCTGAATTGAAAGCTAATTTAACGAAGCGGAACTTGCAATATGTTATGGAAGTCGAAAAGCATTTGCGAGAAACTCATTACGGCGAAGAACAACAAGAAATTATTGTTTATGAAATGAGTGAAAAGATTTTAGCCGAACAGAAAAAAGGCATCACAGCGAGAAAATTATTTAATTTAACACCAACAGAATATGTTGTTTCTTTAGATGTGAAAGCTGCTACAGTGGAGCAAAACACGGATAAATGGTGGCTAGTACTTGACGGTGGACTCCTTGTACTTGGAGCGATGATGCTGATTTCAGGAATTAGTGCTTATTTCCAAAAAAATGCACAGACTTTAGGAATTATCGTGTTATTAATCACTGCAGTTGTTGGTGGCTTCGCAATGCTTATCTTGCGTAAATACGCTTCTAACATGCGCGCTGGTCAAAAAGGTGGAACAATAAAATACTTACTAGTAGCGGTCGGAGTCATTGCGGTATGGATGTTTGTAATGACGATTGTACAAGTGACAATTCCTCCAAATATTAATGTAGCGTTAAGTCCGATTGTTAACACAGTTGGTGGTGCAATTATTATTGCCCTACGTTTCTATGTGAAGAAAAAGAAAAATATTCCATCCTTATAA